From the genome of Chanos chanos chromosome 5, fChaCha1.1, whole genome shotgun sequence, one region includes:
- the rab11bb gene encoding ras-related protein Rab-11B yields MGNRDDEYDFLFKVVLIGDSGVGKSNLLSRFTRNEFNLESKSTIGVEFATRSIQVDGKTIKAQIWDTAGQERYRAITSAYYRGAVGALLVYDIAKHLTYENVERWLKELRDHADNNIVIMLVGNKSDLRHLRAVPTDEARAFAEKNNLSFIETSALDSTNVEEAFKNILTEIYRIVSQKQIADRSAHDESPGNNVVDISVPPTTDGQRGNKLQCCQNL; encoded by the exons ATGGGCAACAGAGACGATGAATACGATTTCTTGTTCAAAG TCGTTCTCATCGGAGACTCGGGTGTCGGAAAGAGTAACCTTCTTTCACGTTTCACACGCAATGAGTTCAACCTGGAGAGCAAGAGCACAATAGGTGTGGAATTCGCCACCCGCAGCATCCAGGTGGACGGAAAGACGATAAAAGCACAGATTTGGGACACAGCTGGACAGGAACGCTACAGGGCTATCACCTCAGC CTACTATCGTGGAGCGGTTGGAGCCCTTTTGGTGTATGACATCGCCAAACATCTGACCTACGAGAATGTGGAGCGCTGGCTTAAGGAACTGAGAGACCATGCGGATAACAACATAGTCATCATGCTGGTGGGCAATAAGAGTGACCTGCGTCATCTCAGGGCAGTGCCCACTGATGAAGCACGTGCTTTTGCAG agaagaATAATCTGTCTTTCATAGAAACCTCTGCTTTGGACTCAACCAATGTGGAGGAAGCTTTCAAGAACATTCTAACAG AGATCTACCGCATTGTATCACAGAAGCAGATCGCCGATCGGTCAGCCCACGATGAGTCGCCAGGAAACAATGTAGTGGATATCAGTGTTCCCCCCACCACGGACGGGCAGAGGGGCAACAAACTGCAGTGCTGCCAAAATCTGTAA